One Glycine max cultivar Williams 82 chromosome 6, Glycine_max_v4.0, whole genome shotgun sequence DNA segment encodes these proteins:
- the LOC100813310 gene encoding LOW QUALITY PROTEIN: E3 ubiquitin-protein ligase RGLG3 (The sequence of the model RefSeq protein was modified relative to this genomic sequence to represent the inferred CDS: inserted 1 base in 1 codon; substituted 2 bases at 2 genomic stop codons), which produces MNCFHFWPVIMGNSESMYESQDNFYQHPPSYNNSYHQPSPYAENSENNTYHEPSSYAGTSSNTSYYQPSTHPGSSANTRHXTYIADNFGSLDQVVSSMREAGLESSNXILGIDFTKSNEWTGKHSFHRKSLHHIGNIPNPYEQAISIIGHTLSSFDEDNLIPCFGFGDASIHDQNVFSFYXDNRFCHGFEEVLARYREIGPYIKLSAKAPSKVMIFAWMVGEKRTLRTIRWFGVVLFQFECGAFGWREITKSLAGDLFLPILVTRNPDVPRGKLSPQAQATISSIAAASHYPLSIILVGVGDGPWDEMKHFDDNISERLFDNFQLEIRRIGVWRDIDKLDSTSSNSETNIRAAALMEIPFQYRAAQNIQLNDRESVLHQHKRPFPPPNEAIDHDNARMAIPHMTNLESAEPTAPAAVEPVCPICLTNPKDMASGCGHTTCKECGSTLSSCSMCRQQITTPPRLYTWVRKLI; this is translated from the exons ATGAACTGTTTTCACTTCTG GCCTGTGATTATGGGAAATTCGGAGTCAATGTATGAGTCTCAAGATAATTTTTACCAACATCCCCCTTCTTATAATAATAGCTATCATCAACCGTCTCCTTATGCTGAGAATTCAGAGAATAATACCTATCATGAACCATCTTCTTATGCTGGGACTTCATCAAATACTAGCTATTATCAACCCTCTACTCATCCTGGGAGTTCAGCAAACACTCGCC CAACATATATAGCTGATAATTTCGGCTCATTGGATCAG GTTGTTTCTTCTATGAGAGAAGCTGGTCTGGAATCTTCAAATTGAATACTTGGTATCGACTTCACCAAAAGCAATGAGTGGACAG GCAAGCACTCATTCCATCGAAAAAGCCTTCATCATATTGGAAACATTCCTAATCCATATGAGCAAGCAATCTCCATCATTGGCCATACTCTGTCTTCCTTTGATGAAGACAATCTAATACCATGTTTTGGATTTGGTGATG CTTCTATACATGACCAGAATGTGTTCAGTTTTTATTGAGATAATAGATTTTGTCATGGTTTTGAGGAAGTACTTGCACGCTACAGAGAGATTGGTCCATACATAAAACTGTCAG CCAAAGCTCCTTCTAAGGTTATGATTTTTGCTTGGATGGTG GGTGAAAAAAGGACTCTAAGGACAATAAGGTGGTTTGGAGTTGTGCTTTTCCAGTTTGAGTGTGGTGCATTTGGCTGGAGAGAAATTACAAAATCTTTAGCTGGAGATCTCTTCCTACCCATCTTG gtaACCAGAAATCCAGATGTACCACGTGGAAAACTTAGTCCACAAGCACAAGCAACAATTAGTTCTATCGCTGCTGCAAG TCACTATCCTCTCTCAATTATTTTGGTTGGCGTTGGAGATGGACCATGGGATGAGATGAAGCACTTTGATGATAACATTTCTGAGCGCTTATTTGACAACTTTCAG TTGGAGATAAGAAGGATTGGAGTTTGGCGTGATATTGACAAACTTGATAGTACTTCATCTAATTCTGAAACCAATATCAGAG CTGCTGCCCTTATGGAAATTCCATTTCAGTACCGGGCAGCCCAAAATATACAACTTAACGA TAGAGAATCAGTTCTTCATCAACATAAAAGGCCTTTCCCTCCACCTAATGAAGCAATAGATCATGATAATGCACGCATGGCAATTCCACACATGACAAATTTGGAATCAGCGGAACCGACAGCTCCAGCTGCTGTCGAACCA GTATGCCCCATTTGCCTAACCAACCCGAAGGACATGGCTTCTGGATGTGGTCATACA ACTTGCAAGGAGTGTGGCTCGACATTATCTTCCTGCTCTATGTGCCGGCAGCAAATTACAACTCCCCCGAGACTGTACACTTGGGTGAGGAAGCTTATCTGA
- the LOC100813848 gene encoding cation/calcium exchanger 2 isoform X2: MAITDFVSKRMTYTLFLNTCFLLVIFSFMIVHFHTPEVVVVTKISAFDNIKEQECESLDSLGDYKAKCLYLKSNDPCASQGYIDYLYLFYCKFGKFPSLGYTLLFLWLLVLFYLLANTTSEYFCPSLESLSKLLRLSPTIAGVTLLSLGNGAPDVFSSLVSFQETGTRDIGFNTVLGGVSFVSCVVVGSVSIAIRQSGVQVAKSAFMRDAYFLLFVLLALFGILIYGKINFLGAIGFTLIYVVYVVIVYVSSTRWKEGDGGDDENGDIGISHCEDDLNLSLSVPLLNDVKKGPVVCVENGVQEYDFNIEKDYCCMRYSMCRVSLHVLEMPLYLPRRLTIPVVCEERWSKVYAVSSVTLAPLLLSFLWWSPYIVNSFFSKNVIVYGIGILFGTILGVIAFFTTKMSGPPNKCLFPWLAGGFVMSVTWSYIIAQELVGLLVSIGYICGISPSMLGLTVLAWGNSIGDLMTNLTMALNGGQDGAQVAMSGCYAGPIFNTLIGLGLSLVTCTWSEYPQAVVIPRDPYLWETMVFLVAGLVWALVVLIKRDMKLDGLLGGGLLSVYFLSLFIRLIQTKGSLQ; the protein is encoded by the exons ATGGCCATCACAGATTTTGTGTCCAAAAGGATGACATACACCTTGTTCTTGAACACTTGTTTCCTCCTTGTGATTTTTTCCTTCATGATTGTTCATTTCCACACCCCTGAAGTTGTGGTTGTGACCAAAATCTCTGCCTTTGATAACATCAAAGAGCAAGAGTGTGAGAGCTTAGACAGCTTAGGTGACTACAAAGCCAAGTGCTTGTACCTGAAATCCAATGACCCTTGTGCCTCTCAGGGCTATATTGATTATCTCTACCTTTTCTATTGCAAATTTGGGAAATTCCCTTCATTGGGTTACACCCTTTTGTTTCTTTGGCTCCTAGTTCTGTTTTATTTGTTGGCTAATACAACTTCTGAATACTTTTGTCCCTCCCTCGAAAGCCTTTCCAAGTTACTAAGGTTGTCTCCTACAATTGCTGGAGTCACCCTACTCTCTCTGGGCAATGGTGCCCCTGACGTTTTCTCTAGCCTTGTCTCCTTCCAAGAAACCGGGACACGCGACATCGGCTTCAACACGGTTCTCGGGGGTGTTTCCTTTGTGTCCTGTGTTGTGGTGGGGAGTGTGAGCATTGCAATACGTCAAAGTGGGGTTCAAGTTGCCAAGTCTGCGTTTATGAGAGATgcttattttctcctttttgttCTTCTGGCCTTGTTTGGTATTTTGATATATGGTAAGATCAATTTTCTTGGAGCAATTGGTTTTACTTTGatatatgttgtgtatgtagTTATTGTTTATGTCTCTTCtacccgatggaaggaaggtgATGGTGGTGATGATGAAAATGGTGATATTGGTATTTCACATTGTGAAGAtgatttgaatttgagtttgaGTGTGCCTCTTCTTAATGATGTGAAGAAAGGACCAGTTGTATGTGTTGAAAATGGTGTTCAAGAATATGATTTTAATATCGAGAAAGATTACTGTTGTATGAGATATTCAATGTGTCGAGTGTCACTTCATGTTCTGGAAATGCCCCTTTACTTGCCAAGGAGATTGACAATTCCTGTTGTGTGCGAAGAGAGATGGTCAAAGGTGTATGCAGTTTCTTCAGTTACACTAGCTCCACTTCTCTTGTCTTTCCTGTGGTGGAGTCCTTACATTGTAAACAGTTTCTTCAGCAAGAACGTAATTGTTTATGGAATTGGAATCTTGTTTGGAACTATACTTGGTGTGATTGCATTTTTCACAACCAAAATGTCAGGGCCACCAAATAAGTGCTTATTTCCTTGGCTTGCAGGAGGGTTTGTAATGAGTGtgacatggagctacatcatagCTCAAGAGTTGGTAGGGTTGCTTGTTTCAATTGGCTACATATGCGGAATAAGTCCTTCAATGCTAGGGCTAACAGTTCTGGCTTGGGGGAACTCAATTGGGGATTTGATGACAAATTTAACAATGGCTTTAAATGGTGGACAAGATGGTGCTCAAGTAGCAATGTCAGGTTGCTATGCTGGTCCTatcttcaatacccttattggttTGGGCTTGTCTCTTGTAACTTGTACATGGTCAGAGTACCCTCAAGCTGTTGTGATCCCTAGAGACCCATATCTCTGGGAGACAATG GTGTTTTTGGTGGCTGGATTAGTTTGGGCACTTGTGGTGTTGATAAAAAGAGATATGAAGCTTGACGGACTCTTGGGAGGAGGACTTTTATCTGTTTACTTCCTTTCTCTGTTTATAAGGTTGATTCAGACAAAAGGGTCTCTCCAATAG
- the LOC100813848 gene encoding cation/calcium exchanger 2 isoform X1, with protein MAITDFVSKRMTYTLFLNTCFLLVIFSFMIVHFHTPEVVVVTKISAFDNIKEQECESLDSLGDYKAKCLYLKSNDPCASQGYIDYLYLFYCKFGKFPSLGYTLLFLWLLVLFYLLANTTSEYFCPSLESLSKLLRLSPTIAGVTLLSLGNGAPDVFSSLVSFQETGTRDIGFNTVLGGVSFVSCVVVGSVSIAIRQSGVQVAKSAFMRDAYFLLFVLLALFGILIYGKINFLGAIGFTLIYVVYVVIVYVSSTRWKEGDGGDDENGDIGISHCEDDLNLSLSVPLLNDVKKGPVVCVENGVQEYDFNIEKDYCCMRYSMCRVSLHVLEMPLYLPRRLTIPVVCEERWSKVYAVSSVTLAPLLLSFLWWSPYIVNSFFSKNVIVYGIGILFGTILGVIAFFTTKMSGPPNKCLFPWLAGGFVMSVTWSYIIAQELVGLLVSIGYICGISPSMLGLTVLAWGNSIGDLMTNLTMALNGGQDGAQVAMSGCYAGPIFNTLIGLGLSLVTCTWSEYPQAVVIPRDPYLWETMVFLVAGLVWALVVLIKRDMKLDGLLGGGLLSVYFLSLFIRLIQTKGSLQ; from the coding sequence ATGGCCATCACAGATTTTGTGTCCAAAAGGATGACATACACCTTGTTCTTGAACACTTGTTTCCTCCTTGTGATTTTTTCCTTCATGATTGTTCATTTCCACACCCCTGAAGTTGTGGTTGTGACCAAAATCTCTGCCTTTGATAACATCAAAGAGCAAGAGTGTGAGAGCTTAGACAGCTTAGGTGACTACAAAGCCAAGTGCTTGTACCTGAAATCCAATGACCCTTGTGCCTCTCAGGGCTATATTGATTATCTCTACCTTTTCTATTGCAAATTTGGGAAATTCCCTTCATTGGGTTACACCCTTTTGTTTCTTTGGCTCCTAGTTCTGTTTTATTTGTTGGCTAATACAACTTCTGAATACTTTTGTCCCTCCCTCGAAAGCCTTTCCAAGTTACTAAGGTTGTCTCCTACAATTGCTGGAGTCACCCTACTCTCTCTGGGCAATGGTGCCCCTGACGTTTTCTCTAGCCTTGTCTCCTTCCAAGAAACCGGGACACGCGACATCGGCTTCAACACGGTTCTCGGGGGTGTTTCCTTTGTGTCCTGTGTTGTGGTGGGGAGTGTGAGCATTGCAATACGTCAAAGTGGGGTTCAAGTTGCCAAGTCTGCGTTTATGAGAGATgcttattttctcctttttgttCTTCTGGCCTTGTTTGGTATTTTGATATATGGTAAGATCAATTTTCTTGGAGCAATTGGTTTTACTTTGatatatgttgtgtatgtagTTATTGTTTATGTCTCTTCtacccgatggaaggaaggtgATGGTGGTGATGATGAAAATGGTGATATTGGTATTTCACATTGTGAAGAtgatttgaatttgagtttgaGTGTGCCTCTTCTTAATGATGTGAAGAAAGGACCAGTTGTATGTGTTGAAAATGGTGTTCAAGAATATGATTTTAATATCGAGAAAGATTACTGTTGTATGAGATATTCAATGTGTCGAGTGTCACTTCATGTTCTGGAAATGCCCCTTTACTTGCCAAGGAGATTGACAATTCCTGTTGTGTGCGAAGAGAGATGGTCAAAGGTGTATGCAGTTTCTTCAGTTACACTAGCTCCACTTCTCTTGTCTTTCCTGTGGTGGAGTCCTTACATTGTAAACAGTTTCTTCAGCAAGAACGTAATTGTTTATGGAATTGGAATCTTGTTTGGAACTATACTTGGTGTGATTGCATTTTTCACAACCAAAATGTCAGGGCCACCAAATAAGTGCTTATTTCCTTGGCTTGCAGGAGGGTTTGTAATGAGTGtgacatggagctacatcatagCTCAAGAGTTGGTAGGGTTGCTTGTTTCAATTGGCTACATATGCGGAATAAGTCCTTCAATGCTAGGGCTAACAGTTCTGGCTTGGGGGAACTCAATTGGGGATTTGATGACAAATTTAACAATGGCTTTAAATGGTGGACAAGATGGTGCTCAAGTAGCAATGTCAGGTTGCTATGCTGGTCCTatcttcaatacccttattggttTGGGCTTGTCTCTTGTAACTTGTACATGGTCAGAGTACCCTCAAGCTGTTGTGATCCCTAGAGACCCATATCTCTGGGAGACAATGGTGTTTTTGGTGGCTGGATTAGTTTGGGCACTTGTGGTGTTGATAAAAAGAGATATGAAGCTTGACGGACTCTTGGGAGGAGGACTTTTATCTGTTTACTTCCTTTCTCTGTTTATAAGGTTGATTCAGACAAAAGGGTCTCTCCAATAG
- the LOC100817379 gene encoding DNA polymerase delta catalytic subunit, with the protein MSNNASRKRAAPPSQPPPAKQAVMTQEEEFMDEDVFLNETLVSEDEESLILRDIEQRQALANRLSKWTRPPLSADYVAGTRSVLYQQLEIDYVIGESHRELLPNSSGPAAIIRIFGVTKEGHSVCCNVHGFEPYFYICCPPGMGPDDISHFHQTLEGRMREANRNSNVGKFIRRIEMVQRRSIMYYQQSNSQPFLKVVVALPTMVASCRGILDRGIQLDGLGMKSFLTYESNVLFALRFMIDCNIVGGNWIEIPAGKYKKTVKSLSYCQLEFDCLYSELVSHAPEGEYSKMAPFRILSFDIECAGRKGHFPEPTQDPVIQIANLVTLQGEDQPFIRNVMTLKSCSPIVGVDVMSFETEREVLLAWRDLIREVDPDIIIGYNICKFDLPYLIERAANLKIAEFPILGRIRNSRVRVKDTTFSSRQYGTRESKEVTVEGRVQFDLLQVMQRDYKLSSYSLNSVSSHFLSEQKEDVHHSIISDLQNGNAETRRRLAVYCLKDAYLPQRLLDKLMFIYNYVEMARVTGVPISFLLSRGQSIKVLSQLLRKARQRNLVIPNAKQAGSEQGTFEGATVLEARAGFYEKPIATLDFASLYPSIMMAYNLCYCTLVTPEDARKLNIPPESVNRTPSGETFVKSNLQKGILPEILEELLTARKRAKADLKEAKDPLEKAVLDGRQLALKISANSVYGFTGATIGQLPCLEISSSVTSYGRQMIEHTKKLVEDKFTTLNGYEHNAEVIYGDTDSVMVQFGVSAVEEAMNLGREAAEHISGTFTKPIKLEFEKVYYPYLLISKKRYAGLFWTKPDNFDKMDTKGIETVRRDNCLLVKNLVNDCLHKILIDRDIPGAVQYVKNAISDLLMNRMDLSLLVITKGLTKTGDDYEVKAAHVELAERMRKRDAATAPNVGDRVPYVIIKAAKGAKAYERSEDPIYVLENNIPIDPHYYLENQISKPILRIFEPILKNASKELLHGSHTRSISISTPSNSGILRFAKKQLTCIGCKALLGKGYHTLCSHCKGREAELYCKTVSQVSELEMLFGRLWTQCQECQGSLHQDVLCTSRDCPIFYRRKKAQKDMGEAKLQLDRWNF; encoded by the exons AGGACGAAGAATCCCTCATTCTCCGCGACATCGAGCAGCGCCAGGCCCTCGCCAACCGCCTCTCCAAGTGGACCCGTCCTCCTCTCTCCGCCGACTACGTCGCCGGAACTCGTAGCGTCC tttaTCAGCAGCTGGAGATTGATTACGTGATTGGAGAGAGTCACAGGGAGTTGCTGCCGAACTCATCTGGACCTGCCGCCATTATCAGAATATTTGGAGTTACTAAGGAAG GACACAGTGTTTGTTGCAATGTTCATGGGTTTGAACCATATTTCTACATTTGTTGCCCTCCTGGAATGGGTCCAGATGATATCTCCCATTTTCATCAAACTCTTGAG GGAAGGATGAGAGAAGCCAATAGAAACAGTAATGTGGGAAAATTCATTCGCCGTATTGAAATGGTGCAGAGAAGGAGTATTATGTACTATCAGCAATCCAATTCCCAACCCTTTCTCAAAGTTGTAGTTGCACTCCCAACAATGGTTGCCAGCTGCCGTG GTATTCTGGATAGGGGTATTCAACTTGATGGTTTAGGAATGAAGAGCTTCTTGACTTATGAAAGCAATGTACTTTTTGCCCTTCGCTTCATGATTGATTGCAACATAGTTGGTGGAAATTGGATTGAAATTCCAGCTggaaaatataagaaaacaGTGAAAAGCTTGTCTTACTGCCAGTTAGAGTTTGATTGCTT GTATTCCGAATTGGTTAGTCATGCTCCAGAAGGGGAATATTCAAAGATGGCTCCATTTCGCATATTGAGTTTTGACATTGAGTGTGCTGGTCGTAAAGGTCATTTTCCTGAGCCTACCCAAGATCCTGTAATCCAG ATTGCTAATTTGGTTACtttacaaggagaagaccagcCATTTATTCGTAATGTGATGACCCTTAAATCATGTTCTCCTATCGTTGGTGTTGATGTGATGTCATTTGAAACAGAAAGAGAAGTCCTGCTAGCTTGGAGG GATTTAATTCGTGAAGTGGACCCGGATATTATTATTGGATACAACATCTGCAAATTTGACTTGCCATATCTTATTGAG aGAGCTGCGAACCTGAAGATAGCAGAATTTCCAATTCTGGGTCGTATCAGGAACAGTAGAGTTCGAGTAAAGGATACAACTTTCTCATCAAG GCAGTACGGGACCAGGGAAAGTAAAGAAGTTACAGTAGAAGGGAGAGTTCAGTTTGATTTACTCCAG GTTATGCAAAGAGACTACAAATTAAGTTCTTATTCACTGAATTCTGTGTCATCACACTTCCTTTCTGAGCAG AAAGAGGATGTTCATCATTCAATTATATCCGATCTTCAGAATGGAAACGCAGAAACTAGGAGGCGCCTTGCTGTGTATTGTTTGAAG GATGCATATCTCCCTCAGCGGCTTTTGGATAAATTGATGTTCATTTACAATTATGTGGAGATGGCTCGAGTAACAGGTGTCCCAATTTCTTTTCTACTTTCCAGAGGCCAAAGCATTAAA GTACTTTCTCAACTTCTTAGGAAGGCAAGACAGAGGAATCTGGTCATTCCTAATGCCAAACAGGCTGGGTCTGAACAAGGAACATTTGAAGGTGCCACT GTATTGGAGGCAAGGGCTGGATTTTATGAAAAACCAATTGCTACTTTAGATTTTGCATCCTTGTATCCATCTATTATGATGGCCtataatttatgttattgcactctg GTGACCCCTGAAGATGCTCGCAAGCTCAACATCCCTCCAGAGTCTGTGAACAGAACTCCATCGGGTGAAACATTTGTTAAATCAAATTTGCAGAAG GGAATACTTCCTGAAATACTTGAAGAGCTATTAACAGCCCGTAAAAGGGCAAAAGCAGACTTAAAG GAGGCAAAGGATCCCCTGGAGAAGGCAGTGCTAGATGGTAGACAGCTGGCCCTGAAG ATTAGTGCAAATTCTGTTTATGGGTTTACAGGGGCCACCATTGGTCAGTTACCATGTTTAGAGATATCATCGAGTGTAACAAGCTATG GTCGACAAATGATTGAGCACACGAAAAAACTTGTGGAAGATAAATTTACGACACTTAATGGCTATGAACACAATGCCGAG GTAATATATGGAGACACAGATTCAGTCATGGTACAATTTGGTGTTTCTGCTGTAGAAGAGGCTATGAACTTGGGGAGAGAAGCTGCTGAACATATTAGTGGAACTTTCACAAAA CCCATCAAACTAGAATTTGAGAAGGTTTACTATCCATATCTCCTGATTAGCAAGAAGAGATATGCTGGTTTGTTTTggacaaaaccagacaactttGACAAAATGGACACTAAAG GTATTGAAACAGTTCGAAGAGACAATTGTTTATTGGTCAAAAACCTGGTGAACGATTGCCTTCACAAAATATTGATTGACAGGGACATTCCTGGGGCAGTCCAGTATGTCAAGAATGCAATTTCAGATCTTCTCATGAATCGTATGGACTTATCACTTCTGGTTATTACAAAG GGTTTAACGAAGACAGGAGATGATTACGAAGTAAAGGCAGCTCATGTTGAACTTGCTGAAAGGATGCGCAAG CGAGATGCTGCCACTGCTCCAAATGTTGGAGACAGAGTACCATATGTTATTATTAAAGCTGCAAAAGGTGCAAAG GCATATGAGAGATCAGAGGATCCTATCTATGTGCTAGAGAACAACATACCCATAGATCCTCATTACTATCTTGAGAATCAAATTAGCAAG CCAATTCTGAGAATTTTTGAGCCAATTCTGAAGAATGCTAGCAAAGAGCTTCTCCATGGAAGTCATACAAgatctatttctatttctacaCCGTCAAACAGTGGCATATTGAGATTTGCTAAGAAACAGCTTACCTGCATTGGTTGTAAAGCTTTACTTgg CAAGGGTTATCACACTCTCTGTTCACATTGCAAAGGAAGGGAGGCTGAGCTGTACTGTAAAACAGTATCTCAAG TGTCTGAGCTGGAGATGCTTTTTGGGAGGTTGTGGACACAGTGTCAGGAGTGCCAAGGTTCACTTCATCAGGATGTTCTCTGCACCAG TCGGGATTGTCCAATTTTCTATCGACGAAAAAAGGCACAGAAAGATATGGGTGAAGCAAAGTTGCAATTGGACAGATGGAACTTCTAA